From the genome of Drosophila melanogaster chromosome 2L, one region includes:
- the CG13999 gene encoding uncharacterized protein, whose amino-acid sequence MKLTLRRYSWVLLFQFALLGVDLFCNAFGPSLARNRLQTAIILFVTQDALIIAEYLLFTLALHSTCVYQVGASHIILRNCKLFMASITIYFLLSASQHFWIIYQYRQPPEEDGHHWPLGLIALSVAQRIMSVFYYYSSKSTALTMADPRFKEEHLDWIADQLGDK is encoded by the exons ATGAAGCTAACACTGCGACGCTACTCCTGGGTGCTCCTGTTCCAGTTCGCCCTTTTGGGAGTGGACCTCTTTTGCAACGCCTTTGGTCCTTCGCTGGCCAGAAACCGATTGCAGACAGCCATAATTCTCTTTGT CACTCAGGATGCCCTGATTATCGCGGAGTACCTGCTGTTCACCCTCGCCCTGCACTCGACGTGTGTGTACCAGGTCGGCGCCTCGCACATAATCCTGCGGAATTGCAAGCTCTTCATGGCCAGCATTACCATCTACTTCCTTCTGTCCGCCTCCCAGCACTTTTGGATCATCTACCAATACCGTCAGCCGCCAGAAGAGGACGGTCATCATTGGCCACTGGGTCTGATTGCCCTATCAGTGGCACAGCGCATCA TGTCGGTTTTCTATTACTACAGCTCCAAGTCGACGGCTCTGACCATGGCAGATCCTCGCTTCAAGGAGGAGCATCTTGACTGGATCGCAGATCAGCTGGGCGATAAGTAA
- the Vm26Ab gene encoding vitelline membrane 26Ab, isoform B, which yields MAFNFGHLLIAGLVALSAVSSETIQLQPTQGILIPAPLAENIRVSRAAYGGYGAAPAAPSYSAPAAPAAQAYSAPAAPAYSAPAAPAYSAPAAPAYSAPAAPAYSAPAAPAYSAPASIPSPPCPKNYLFSCQPSLQPVPCSAPAQSYGSAGAYSQYVPQYAVPFVREL from the coding sequence ATGGCATTCAACTTTGGTCACCTCCTCATCGCCGGCCTCGTGGCCTTGTCCGCCGTGTCCTCGGAGACCATCCAGCTGCAGCCCACTCAGGGCATCCTCATCCCCGCCCCGCTGGCCGAGAACATCCGTGTGTCGCGTGCCGCCTACGGAGGATACGGCGCTGCCCCAGCCGCCCCATCGTACTCCGCCCCAGCCGCTCCCGCTGCCCAGGCCTACTCTGCTCCCGCTGCCCCAGCCTACTCCGCACCCGCTGCTCCCGCCTACTCCGCACCCGCTGCTCCTGCCTACTCTGCTCCCGCTGCCCCAGCTTACTCTGCCCCAGCCGCACCAGCTTACTCCGCACCCGCCTCCATTCCGTCGCCGCCGTGCCCCAAGAACTACCTGTTCAGCTGCCAGCCCTCCCTGCAGCCCGTGCCCTGCTCCGCCCCAGCTCAGTCCTACGGATCCGCCGGTGCCTACTCCCAGTACGTGCCCCAGTACGCCGTGCCCTTCGTCCGCGAACTTTAA
- the Vm26Ac gene encoding vitelline membrane 26Aac encodes MWKYLGFFALLAGASSLGQQAGLEASTCGGSTGCLRSLPSRSSAVEPSDAYLNRRRRQQQIVQEVIVENNFGGPGFGGPGFGGPGFGGPGFGGPGFGGPGFGRPGFGGPGFGGPGFGGPGFGRGKFGFARSYDQDEAQVPVQGTYQQQTTLSEVPSPACPKNYVFSCEAVIKPVPCGYSSY; translated from the coding sequence ATGTGGAAGTATCTCGGATTCTTTGCCCTTTTGGCCGGAGCGAGTTCTCTGGGTCAGCAGGCTGGTTTGGAAGCCTCGACCTGTGGAGGAAGTACAGGGTGCTTAAGGAGCCTGCCATCGAGATCATCAGCTGTCGAGCCCTCGGATGCGTATCTGAACCGTAGGAGGAGGCAACAGCAAATCGTACAGGAGGTAATCGTGGAGAACAACTTTGGTGGTCCCGGGTTTGGTGGACCTGGTTTTGGAGGACCTGGTTTTGGAGGTCCTGGCTTCGGAGGTCCGGGCTTCGGAGGCCCTGGCTTTGGACGTCCCGGCTTTGGAGGTCCCGGTTTCGGAGGTCCCGGCTTCGGAGGTCCTGGTTTTGGACGTGGCAAATTTGGCTTCGCTCGCAGCTACGACCAGGATGAGGCCCAGGTACCGGTTCAGGGAACATACCAACAACAAACCACACTCAGTGAAGTTCCTTCTCCAGCTTGCCCAAAGAACTATGTGTTCTCCTGCGAAGCGGTTATCAAGCCGGTTCCATGTGGGTACAGCTCATATTGA
- the Vm26Aa gene encoding vitelline membrane 26Aa, isoform B, with amino-acid sequence MKSFVCIALVAFAAAALASPTNVASATGSTGSSVTTQDGELEGVTGQGFGDLTRLRKSAYGGSSGGYGGSSIPAPPCPKNYLFSCQPNLAPVPCSAPAPSYGSAGAYSSPVATYVAPNYGVPQHQQQLYSAYVPQTYGYQY; translated from the coding sequence ATGAAATCCTTCGTGTGCATCGCTCTGGTCGCCTTCGCCGCCGCCGCTCTGGCTTCGCCCACCAACGTGGCTTCGGCCACCGGCTCCACTGGCTCCTCGGTGACCACCCAGGACGGAGAGCTGGAGGGAGTGACCGGACAGGGATTCGGTGACCTGACCCGTCTCCGTAAGTCTGCCTACGGCGGCAGCTCCGGCGGCTATGGCGGCTCCAGCATCCCAGCTCCTCCCTGCCCCAAGAACTACCTGTTCAGCTGCCAGCCCAACCTTGCCCCCGTGCCATGCAGCGCTCCAGCTCCCAGCTACGGATCCGCCGGCGCCTACTCCTCCCCGGTGGCCACCTACGTCGCCCCCAACTACGGCGTGccccagcaccagcagcagctgtaCAGCGCCTACGTGCCCCAGACCTATGGCTACCAGTACTAA
- the CG13998 gene encoding uncharacterized protein: MAKTMTFWFLVLALVTLNPTWPFWRTGAAEVTSASMFQFLDRHNGEGDHSWSHLLPTNFYSEMNQQYYRRFRRQAGRMDTFRSGKRQQYPFEYARYV, from the coding sequence ATGGCTAAGACGATGACGTTCTGGTTTCTGGTCTTGGCTCTGGTGACCTTAAATCCAACCTGGCCATTCTGGCGCACAGGGGCTGCCGAAGTCACTTCCGCATCGATGTTCCAGTTTCTGGACCGCCACAATGGTGAAGGCGACCACAGTTGGTCTCACCTACTGCCCACAAACTTCTACTCCGAGATGAACCAGCAGTACTACAGGAGATTCCGGCGACAGGCTGGCAGAATGGACACCTTCCGATCGGGAAAACGGCAGCAGTACCCTTTTGAATATGCTCGATATGTCTGA